In one window of Nocardiopsis aegyptia DNA:
- a CDS encoding DegT/DnrJ/EryC1/StrS family aminotransferase: MTAVTAETIRFFPPDLFEDDRAALLDAVYSIGTGTDQKFILGERTARLERALREDLGAADVVACSSGTSALTLILAAMGVGPGDEVVVPAFGCAPLASTVANRGARPVFADIDPRTLTADPAAAEALITERTKALMPAHMFSVMADMPAFRALADRHGLRLVEDSAVAQGGTLRGRPAGLWGDAGVYSFVQVKTFGMPGEGGAVVTGDTSLAADVRMLRNHGQDGVHRFRHHRVGYNSRFDEVMADFQLRRLAGLPGRLARRAEIAGYYSDRFAPLADRGIVAPPVGGDGRCHYVYAVLAERRDALVDHLAAHGVDSHVYYPRALPEQPAFVPYAAGGVRPVHAESAARRNLALPLYPHLSDAQVEHIADTVCAFAASREKTP; the protein is encoded by the coding sequence GTGACCGCGGTGACCGCCGAGACCATCCGCTTCTTTCCCCCCGACCTGTTCGAGGACGACCGCGCGGCCCTGCTGGACGCGGTGTACTCGATCGGTACGGGCACCGACCAGAAGTTCATCCTCGGGGAGCGCACCGCGCGCCTGGAACGCGCGCTGCGCGAGGACCTGGGCGCGGCCGACGTCGTCGCCTGCTCCAGCGGGACCTCCGCCCTCACCCTGATCCTGGCGGCGATGGGCGTGGGGCCGGGCGACGAGGTGGTGGTGCCCGCCTTCGGCTGCGCGCCCCTGGCCAGTACGGTCGCCAACCGCGGTGCCCGTCCGGTCTTCGCCGACATCGACCCGCGCACCCTGACCGCGGACCCCGCGGCGGCCGAGGCGCTCATCACCGAGCGGACCAAGGCACTGATGCCCGCGCACATGTTCTCCGTCATGGCGGACATGCCCGCCTTCCGCGCGCTGGCCGACCGCCACGGCCTGCGCCTGGTCGAGGACTCGGCGGTGGCCCAGGGCGGAACGCTCCGCGGCCGTCCCGCCGGCCTGTGGGGCGACGCGGGCGTCTACTCCTTCGTCCAGGTCAAGACGTTCGGAATGCCGGGCGAGGGCGGTGCGGTGGTCACCGGTGACACGTCGCTGGCCGCCGACGTGCGCATGCTGCGCAACCACGGGCAGGACGGAGTCCACCGCTTCCGCCACCACCGCGTCGGCTACAACAGCCGCTTCGACGAGGTCATGGCCGACTTCCAGCTGCGCCGCCTGGCCGGCCTGCCCGGCCGCCTGGCCCGGCGCGCGGAGATCGCCGGCTACTACTCCGACCGTTTCGCGCCCCTGGCCGACCGGGGGATCGTGGCGCCGCCGGTGGGCGGAGACGGGCGCTGCCACTACGTGTACGCGGTCCTGGCCGAGCGGCGCGACGCCCTCGTGGACCACCTGGCCGCCCACGGCGTCGACTCGCACGTGTACTACCCCCGGGCCCTGCCCGAGCAGCCCGCGTTCGTCCCCTACGCCGCCGGCGGCGTCCGCCCCGTCCACGCGGAGTCGGCC
- a CDS encoding DegT/DnrJ/EryC1/StrS family aminotransferase, which translates to MERTLPPSEETLSRDGSGAAPVPFFTQAATFARLWPEIRAHCTRVLDRGKFSHGAGVAEFERALARWTGASHVVGVNSGTDALVLLLRAAGLRPGDEVVVPAYTFVATATSVVLAGGVPVFADIEERGYGIDPRSVDAVATPRTRMVMPVHLFDRLADIRGVHEVARRRGLTVVEDSAEAVGMRQDGTHAGLLGAGGVLSFFPAKTLGAIGDAGALLTDDDTVAETARALRHHGRSGRTLDHFPGISNPTVHSGYNSKMDDIQAAVLLAKLGRLDDDIARRAELSARYDERLRAVPGVLAVPGDVPPHPGGNRVSYVHLIEVEERDALASHLGARGIATEVYYPTPLHLQPCFAHLGHRPGDFPRAEAACAAALALPLHADLADADVDRVCDGIEDFFTGRRR; encoded by the coding sequence GTGGAGAGAACACTCCCACCCTCCGAGGAGACCCTGTCCCGCGACGGGTCCGGGGCCGCTCCGGTCCCCTTCTTCACACAGGCCGCCACGTTCGCACGCCTGTGGCCCGAGATCCGCGCCCACTGCACGCGAGTGCTGGACAGGGGCAAGTTCTCCCACGGAGCGGGCGTCGCCGAGTTCGAACGCGCACTCGCGCGCTGGACGGGCGCGTCCCACGTGGTGGGCGTCAACTCCGGTACCGACGCCCTGGTCCTGCTCCTGCGGGCGGCCGGCCTGCGGCCCGGTGACGAGGTCGTGGTGCCCGCCTACACCTTCGTCGCCACGGCCACCTCCGTGGTGCTCGCCGGGGGCGTCCCGGTCTTCGCCGACATCGAGGAGCGCGGATACGGGATCGACCCGCGTTCCGTCGACGCCGTGGCCACGCCCCGCACCCGCATGGTCATGCCTGTGCACCTGTTCGACCGGTTGGCCGACATCAGGGGCGTGCACGAGGTCGCGCGACGGCGCGGACTGACCGTTGTGGAGGACAGCGCGGAGGCCGTCGGCATGCGTCAGGACGGCACGCACGCCGGACTGCTGGGCGCCGGCGGTGTGCTCTCCTTCTTCCCGGCCAAGACCCTGGGCGCCATCGGCGACGCCGGAGCGCTGCTCACCGACGACGACACCGTCGCCGAGACCGCGCGGGCCCTGCGCCACCACGGACGGAGCGGCCGCACGCTGGACCATTTCCCCGGGATCTCCAACCCCACGGTCCACTCCGGCTACAACAGCAAGATGGACGACATCCAGGCCGCCGTCCTGCTCGCCAAACTGGGCCGCCTCGACGACGACATCGCCCGCAGAGCCGAGCTGTCCGCTCGCTACGACGAGCGGTTGCGCGCGGTCCCCGGTGTGCTCGCGGTACCGGGCGACGTGCCGCCCCACCCCGGCGGAAACCGCGTCAGCTACGTCCACCTCATCGAGGTCGAGGAACGCGACGCCCTCGCCTCGCACCTGGGCGCCCGGGGTATCGCGACCGAGGTCTACTACCCCACCCCCCTCCACCTGCAACCCTGCTTCGCCCACCTCGGACACCGGCCCGGGGACTTCCCGCGCGCCGAGGCGGCGTGCGCGGCGGCCCTGGCCCTGCCCCTGCACGCGGACCTGGCCGACGCCGACGTCGACCGGGTGTGCGACGGGATCGAGGACTTCTTCACCGGGAGGCGACGGTGA
- a CDS encoding EF-hand domain-containing protein, which yields MAVGVKENTRLEERFRLWDSNGNGVIERSDFESEADGIINALGAQGSAAGTELKRAYLAMFDHLANAAGTNRMDKAEFLRVAEQEIISKGDAGFSSVVAPTIQAIVNVLDTDNDGEVSPSEMAKWFDAIGLDQSAADEAFRQLDADGSGQLSVSELVDAVRDYHLGRNDIPLLGA from the coding sequence ATGGCAGTTGGAGTCAAGGAGAACACCCGTCTCGAAGAGCGCTTCCGCCTCTGGGACTCGAACGGCAACGGCGTCATCGAGCGCTCGGACTTCGAGAGCGAGGCCGACGGCATCATCAACGCTCTGGGAGCGCAGGGCAGCGCCGCCGGCACCGAGCTCAAGCGGGCCTACCTGGCCATGTTCGACCACCTGGCCAACGCGGCCGGGACGAACCGGATGGACAAGGCGGAGTTCCTCCGGGTCGCCGAGCAGGAGATCATCAGCAAGGGCGACGCCGGATTCTCCTCGGTCGTGGCCCCGACCATCCAGGCGATCGTCAACGTCCTGGACACCGACAACGACGGCGAGGTCAGCCCGTCGGAGATGGCGAAGTGGTTCGACGCCATCGGCCTCGACCAGAGCGCCGCGGACGAGGCGTTCCGCCAGCTGGACGCCGACGGCAGTGGTCAGCTCTCCGTGTCGGAGCTGGTCGACGCCGTCCGCGACTACCACCTCGGCCGCAACGACATCCCGCTGCTCGGCGCCTGA
- a CDS encoding DUF6917 domain-containing protein: protein MNPHEDGAKRAVTATLVKVLVHRRTERGMRLEPFASRCVRAGEVHELVLTDHTGTREGTRIDRVGFLGFAEITSAGVLDRGDELWVGARRVGVLLGFDACHFPNHYNVLVHADPVRTGRDLGLRPGEPLQFLQGGAEADPQAVGQGSAATLCPNIS, encoded by the coding sequence GCGGGCCGTCACGGCGACCCTGGTCAAGGTGCTCGTGCACCGGCGTACGGAGCGCGGCATGCGGCTCGAACCGTTCGCGAGCCGGTGCGTGCGCGCGGGCGAGGTCCACGAACTGGTCCTCACCGACCACACCGGAACCCGGGAGGGGACGCGTATCGACCGTGTCGGCTTCCTGGGATTCGCCGAGATCACCAGCGCGGGCGTGCTGGACCGGGGCGACGAGCTCTGGGTCGGCGCGCGCCGGGTCGGTGTGCTCCTGGGATTCGACGCCTGCCACTTCCCCAACCACTACAACGTGCTCGTCCACGCCGATCCGGTGCGGACGGGCCGGGATCTGGGGCTGCGTCCGGGCGAGCCGCTGCAGTTCCTGCAGGGCGGGGCCGAGGCCGATCCGCAAGCCGTCGGCCAAGGGTCGGCGGCGACCCTTTGTCCGAATATTTCTTAA